The following coding sequences are from one Mustela lutreola isolate mMusLut2 chromosome 5, mMusLut2.pri, whole genome shotgun sequence window:
- the LOC131831478 gene encoding olfactory receptor 13G1, translated as MNNSIVTEFMILGLTQNPELQRVLFIVFLFMYTVAFLGNALIVIAIIYNTTLHTPMYVFLLALAIVDIVCTTSIIPKMLVTMLTAGMSISYESCMSQLFFFTWSLGAEMVLFTTMAYDRYVAICFPLRYRTIMNHHMCVTLLSITMVIAVTNSWVHTGLILRLTFCGPNTINHFFCEIPPLLSLSCSPVRINEIMVYVADITLAIGDFTLTCISYGFIIAAIFRIRTAEGKRKAFSTCSSHLIVVSLYYSPVIYTYIRPASSYSFERDKVIAALYTLVTPTLNPVVYSFRNKEMQTGIQKVFPFLKH; from the coding sequence ATGAATAATAGCATCGTAACTGAGTTTATGATTCTGGGCCTCACCCAAAATCCTGAACTGCAAAGAGTACTcttcattgtctttctcttcatGTACACTGTGGCCTTTCTTGGAAATGCACTGATTGTCATTGCCATCATCTATAACACCACTTTGCATACACCCATGTATGTTTTCCTTTTGgcattggctattgtggacatcgtaTGCACAACAAGCATTATACCAAAGATGCTGGTGACCATGCTAACAGCAGGAATGAGTATTTCCTATGAAAGTTGTATGTCCCAGCTCTTCTTCTTCACGTGGTCCCTAGGAGCTGAGATGGTTCTCTTCACCACAATGGCCTATGACCGATATGTGGCCATCTGTTTTCCTCTTCGCTACAGAACTATTATGAACCATCATATGTGTGTGACCTTGCTGAGCATTACCATGGTGATTGCAGTAACCAATTCCTGGGTGCACACTGGTCTTATCCTGAGGCTGACATTCTGTGGTCCAAACACCATTAACCACTTCTTCTGTGAGATACCCCCACTGCTGTCTTTGTCCTGCAGCCCCGTTAGAATCAATGAGATTATGGTATATGTTGCTGATATTACCCTGGCCATAGGTGACTTCACACTCACCTGCATCTCCTATGGTTTTATCATTGCTGCCATTTTCCGCATCCGCACagcagaagggaaaaggaaggctTTTTCAACATGCTCGTCCCATCTCATAGTGGTGTCCCTTTACTACTCCCCTGTAATCTACACCTATATCCGCCCTGCTTCCAGCTACTCATTTGAAAGAGACAAGGTCATAGCTGCACTCTATACTCTTGTGACCCCAACATTAAACCCAGTTGTGTATAGTTTCCGAAACAAGGAAATGCAGACAGGGATTcagaaagtttttccatttctgaaacATTAG